AGGGCGTTGTAGCGGGCAAAGGGCAACAGGGCATCGCCGCCCGCCTGCACCCGTCCGGTCTGCCGCAAGGTCGCGAACAGGCGGTCCATGGCCTGGAGCGCGGCCAGCAGCGCTGCCATCGGGAACATCACCGCCGCCGCGCCGGCCGCCTGGCATTCGGCGGCGGACAGGCCGGGGCGCCCGCTGGCCTGCGACACATTGGCCAGATGTGGGCCGGGCACCGCCGCGCAGGCGGCGCGCAATGTCGCGGAGTCGTCCGCGCCCTGCACGAACACCATGTCGGCCCCGGCTTCGCGGAACAGCGCGGCACGCTCCAGCGCGGCGTCCAGACCCTCGACGCCCAGCGCGTCGGTGCGGGCGCAGATCACCAGCGCCGGGTCGCGCCGCGCGTCCAGCGCCGCGGCCAGCTTGCCGAGCTGCTCGCGCACTGGCACCACCGCCTTGCCGCTGAGGTAGCCGCAGCGCTTCGGTGTCACCTGATCTTCCATGAAGAAGCCGGCGATGCCCGCCTGCTCGAAGGCGCGCACCATGCGCGCCACGTTGTGCGGCCCGCCGAAGCCGGTGTCGGCATCCACCAGCACGGGCAGGTCGGTCGCCGCCGCGATGCGCCCGTAATGGTCGGCGAAGTCGCGCAGGCCGAGCTGGCCGAGGTCGGCGGCGCCCAGCAGCGTTCCGGTCGCGGCATTGCCGCCGGCCACCACGGCGCCGAAGCCGTGCTGCGCCGCCAGCCGGGCGGACAGCGCGTCCTGCACGCCGGGCAGCACCAGGATCTCGGGTGCGTCGAGCAGCGCGCGCAGGCGGTGTCCGGGATGTGTCACGCGCCGTCTCCCCCGCCGGCGACGCGGCTGTTCCAACCGGGCCGGGCCATCTGTTGCAGCCAGGGACGCGAGGCGCGCTGCGCCGCCTCGAAAGTGGCGATGGCTTCGCCCGAGCGCAGCGTCAGGCCAATGTCATCCAGCCCTTCCAGCAGCGCGATGCGTTCCACCGGCGCCACCTCGAAGCCGAGCGCGAAGCCGCCGGGTCCCGTCGCGCGCTGCGCGGCGAGATCGACGCGAAAGCCGGGCGCGCCGTCGGCGGCGGCGACTGCGGCGGACAGCGCGGCATGCGCCGCCTCCGCCAGCGTCACCGGCAGGATGGCATTGCGCAGGCAGTTCTCACGGAACACCTCGCCGAAGCTGCGGGCGAACAGCACGCGGATGCCAAAGCCATCCAGTGCCCAGGCCGCGTGCTCGCGCGTGCTGCCGCAGCCGAAGTTGCGGCCGGCGACCAGCATGCGCGTTGCCGCGAAGCGCGGCTGGTTCAGCACGAAGTCCGGGTCCCGCCGCCAATTGGCAAAGAGCCCGGCGCCGTAATCGACGTTGCTGCCGCGCATGTGCGAGGCGGGCAGGATCTGGTCCGTGTCGATGTCATCCTGCGGCAGCAGGGCGGCGGTGCCGCTGACCGGCTCGAAGCGGCGCATCAGCGGGGCGCCCGGGCGCGCGGGTCGGCGATATGGCCCGACAGCGCGGCGGCGACCGCCATGGCCGGGCTGGCCAGGTGCGTCATCACGCCCGCCCCCTGGCGCCCCGCGAAGTTGCGGTTGGTGGTGGAAACGATGCGTTGCCCCGAGCGCCCCTCGTCGCCATTGACGCCGGCGCACATGGAGCAGCCGGACTCGCGCCATTCGAAGCCGGCGTCGAGGAACATGCGATGCAAGCCCAGCCGCTCGGCCTCCTGCTTCACGGCGGAGGAGCCGGGCACCACGGCGGCCTCCACCCCCGGCGCCACCCGCCGGCCGTCCAGCAGGGCGGCGGCGGCCTGCAGGTCGCTCAGCCGGGCATTGGTGCAGGAGCCGATGAAGACCCGGTCCACCGGCAACCCGGCGATCGGCTGTCCCGGCGCCAGCTGCATGTAGGCGAGCGCCCGCCCCAGGGCCTCGCGGTCTTCCGGTGCCGCCAGCGCGGGGTCCGGCACATGGCCGGAGATGCCGATCACGTGGGTGGGGTCGATGCCCCAGGTGATCTGTGGCTCCAACGCGCTGCAATCCACCGAAAGGTCGTGGTCGAACACCGCCTCGGCATCGGTCGCCAGGTCGCGCCAAGCGGTGCGGGCGGCGGCGAGCTCCGGGCCGGTGGGCGCGCAGGGCCGGCCTTCCAGCCAGGCGAAGACCGTCTCGTCCGGTGCCACCAGGCCGGTGCGGCCGCCCAGCTCGGTGATCATGTTGCACAGGGTCAGCCGTGCCTCGACCGGCAGGGCGCGGGCGACGGGGCCGGCGAATTCCACCGCATGGCCGCGCGCCAGCGTGCTGCCGTAGTGACCGATCAGAAAGAGGATCAGGTCCTTGGCCGTCACGCCCGGGGCCAGCGCCCCTTCCAGCGTGATGCGCATCTGCTTTGGCTTGTGCAGTGCCAGGGTCTGGGTGGCGAGCACATGCACCAGCTCCGTGGTGCCGGTGGCCAGCCCCAGCGCGCCGATGCCGCCCACCGTGCAGGCGTGGCTGTCCGGGCAAGCCACCGTGCTGCCCGGCAAGGCGATGCCGAGTTCGGGCGACACCACATGCACGATGCCCTGCACCGGGCTGTCCAGCCCGATCAGGTGCAGGCCGAAATCCTCGGCCCCCGCGCGCGTCGCGGCCAGCGAGGCGGTGGCCTGGGGGTTGCTCGCGGCCGTGCGGTTCGGCCGCGTGTCCACCGTGTGGTCGGTGACCGCCACGGTCAGTTCAGGCCGCCGCGCCGCCCGGCCGGCGGCGCGCAGCTTGCCGAAGGCGTGCGGGGCGTGCAGGTCGTGGATCACGTTGCGGTCCACATACACCAGCACGCGCCCGTCTTCCCGCACCCCCACCACGTGGCTGTCCCAGATCTTGTCGAAGAGCGTCGGCATGCGGGCGTCCTTTCCGGCTATTCCGGCTTCGCGCCGGTGGCCTGCACGATGGGCCGCCACTTGGCGGTTTCGCTGCGGATGAAGCGTCCCAGCTCCTCCGGCGTGGAGGGCGTGGGTGTGGCGCCATGCGCCACCAGCAGGGCCTTGACCTCCGGGTCCCGCAGCGTTTCGCGGAGGGCGGCGTTCAGCTTCTGAACGATGGGCGCGGGCAGCCCCTTGGGCCCGACCAGCGCATACCAGTTGGCGACGGCGAAGCCCGGCAGCGTTTCCGCGACGGTCGGCACGTCCGGCAGCTCCGGCAGGCGCTGCTCCGTCGGCACGGCCAGGGCGCGCAGGCGCCCGGCCTCGATCATCGGCAGGGCATTGGGCGCGGTCGCGAAGGAATAGTCGATCTTGCCGCTGATCAGGTCCGTCATCGCCGGCCCGCCGCCGCGGTAAGCCACGTGCACGGTGCGGATGCCGGCCAGGTGGTCCAGCAGCGCGCCGGACAGGTGCCCCGCCCCGCCAATGCCCGAAGAGCTGTAGCTCAGCGTATCCGGCTTGGCCTTGGCGGCGGCCACCAGCTCGGCCACGCTGCGCCAGGGCCGGTCCGCCGGCACCACCAGCACGCTCTGGATGTCCACGGCCATGCCGATCGGCGCCAGATCCGTGGCGGGGTCGAAGCCCAGGTCGGTGAACATGCTGGGGTTGATGGCCAGCGCCGAGATGGTGCCCATCAAGAGGTTGTAGCCATCGGCCGCCGCCCGCACCGTGGTGCTGGTGGCCACGTTGCCGCTGCCGCCCGGGCGGTTGTCCACCACCACCGGCTGGCCCAGCAGGGCGCCGAGCTTCGGTGCCATCATGCGCGTCACCGTGTCGGTGGAACCGCCGGGGGCGAAGCCGACCGTGATCTTGATGGGGCGGTCCGGATAGGCCGCGGAGCCCTGCGCCAGGGCCGGGGCGGCGAGGGCGAGGCCCATTCCGCCGCCCAGCAGCGCGCGCCGATGGATCATGTGACAGTTCCTCCCGGCGCTGGTTCCAGGGCTCGGGGCCCGGCCGCGCCATTGTTTCCCCACGCAGCTTCAAGGGCGCGGGTCGTTCTGTCAACAGATTGTCTACAATCTGTCATCCGTTGACAGGGCGGGGTGCCTATGGCCCGCTGGCCCTATGCCTGACGCCTTGCCCGACCACGATCCCGACCTTCGCGCGGCCGCCCCACGCAGCGAGTCCCGTTCCGACTTCGTGCGCGATGCGCTGGAGCGAATGATCATGTCCGGCGAATTGGCCCCAGGCGAAAGGCTCAACGAACTGGCGCTGGCCGCGCGCCTTGGCGTGTCGCGCGGCCCGCTGCGGGAGGCGATGCGCGGCCTGCAGCAGGAAGGGCTCGTGGCGGGCGACGCCGGCCAGCGCGGCATGAGCGTGCGCCGGCTGGACGCCACGGAACTCGCGGAACTCTACGACGCCCGCGCGTTGCTGCAGGGCTTCACCTGCGCGCTGGCGGCACGGCGCGCGACGCCGGCGCAGCAGCGCGACCTGGAAGCGCGGCTGACGGCGCTGGAAGATGCGCTACGCGGCGGGGATACCGCGGCCTACTACCGCCTCAACCTCGAGTTCCACGAGGCGATGCTGCAGGCCGCGGCGCATCAGCGTGGCGCCGCCATGTACCGCGCGTTGCTGAAGGAAAGCCACCCGCTGCGCCGCACCATGCTGGAAACGCCGGAAAACCGCGATGCCAGCCACCTGGAGCACCGCCAGATGGTGGAAGCGATCCGCAGCGGCGATGCCGAAGCGGCGCGGCGGGCCGGGGAAGCGCATGTGCTGTCCGGCAAGGCGCGGTGGCTGCGAACGCTGTCTGGCTAACCAGCCCGGCACGCGGTCTGGGATACCGGACAGCGATCTGTCCTGTTTGTAGAACAAACCCGTTGCGCATGGCGGCGGACGATGCTTACGCTGACCACCGTCATGCGGAGCACGCGTTTGTTCGATGAACAGTTCCACGGACCTGGGACCTGATTCGGCGAACCTTGCTGGCGCGGTGCCAGATATTGGCAACGGCACGGCTGCGCCACAGACCACACGCGCGCGGTCCGCATCTGCTTGAGGGGAGCGTCGGCACCATGAACAATCACCACGCCCAATGCGGCGGACATCCCGCGGATGCGGAGGCATTCGGCCGCAGCGGCACGCTGCCCCGCGCCATCACGCCGGATTGCCTGTGGACCGGGCGGTGCCTCGCCAGCAGCGTGCCGGACATGCATGCGCATTATTCGCTGTACCTGCTGAAAGGCAGCGCGAAGACGGTGCTGGTCGATACCGGCCACCCCATCCACTGGGAGGCCGTGAAGCGCGATGTCGACGCGTTTCTCGACGGGCGGCCACTGGACTACATCTTTCCAACCCATAGCGAGTTGCCGCATTCCGGGCTGCTGGAACGCTGGATGCGCGAATTCCCGGAGGCCGTGGCGGTGGGCGACATGCGCGACTATGCGCTCTACCACCCCACACTGGAGCATCGGTTTCGCCAAGTTTCGCCCGGCGATACGCTGGACCTTGGCGACCGCCACTTTCTGTTCCTGCCGCCCGTGTGGCGCGACCTGCCGGACACGCTGTGGGCCTTCGACACCAAGGACCGCATCCTGTTCCTGTCGGATGCCTGCGCCTACTTCCACGCCCATGTGCCCGGTCAGTGCGACCACCTGAGCAGCGAGATCGCGCCGCCCGACATCGCCATGATGCAGGACTTCAACGACAAGGCGCTGCACTGGCCGAAGTTCACCGACAGCACGCCCAGCTTTCCGGAGATGGACGAGCTCGTTGCCCGCCTGCGCCCGCGCCTGCTGGCCGGCGCGCATGGCTGCGTGGTGGACACGCCGGCGCAGACCCTGCCGCTGTTCAAGCAGGGCATCGCCATGGGGCCCGTGGCCGCGTGAGCGCGACGGTGATGACGGAATCGGAAGGCCTGGCCGAGATCATTCCCGGCACCTTGTATGCGACGGGCGGCTGGCTGGACGTGGCGGCGCGCCCGATCAGCTGGCTGCCCGCGGGGGCGTCCGGCCTGCTGCCGGTGCAGGGCTATGTCCTGCGCGACGGCGGCGAATGGCTGATGGTCGATACCGGCCTCGCGGTGCATTGGCCGCTGGTGGCGGGCGGCATCCGTGCCACGCTCGGTGGCACCGCGCGGCGGCGCCTGATCACCACGCGGCGCGAGCAGGACTGCATGATCAACCTGCCCGCCATCCTGCGCGACTTCGGCGTGAGCGAGGTGCTTTACGCCGGCGTGCTGAACCCGCTGGACTTTTTCGAGGGCGTCGAGGAAACGGATGCCGCCGCGCGCATCGAGGCGACGCCCGGCCTGCGCGCCGTCCGCATCGCCCCCGGCGTGGTCACGGAGATCGGCCGGCTGCGGCTGGAGGTGCTGCGGGTCGAGTTGCGGCTGCTGGCCACCAACTGGTTCTACGAATCCGCCACGCGCACGCTGTTCACCTCGGACGCCTTCGCGTTCCTGGCGCGCCCGGCCGCTGCCTGGGCGCCCGGCCAGTCCCGCCTGCGCGGCGCGAACGAGGCGCCGATCCGTGCCGGGGACATCGCGCAGTATCTGTCGGCCAAGATGGACTGGCTGATCGGCATCGACCCGGCGCCGGTGCTGCGGGACCTCGACACCATCCTGGCCGCGCGGCCGATCGACCGCCTGTGCCCCGGCTTCGGGCTGGTCATCGAGGGCGAGGAGGCGGTGCGCGAGGCCTTCGCACGCATGCGGGACGCGTTGCAAATCCTGGCCGCCCGTCGCCGCGCGCCCTGGCACTTCCCCGAGGTGCTGTTGCCCTTCGCCGTGGCGGAGGCGGCGGTATGAGCGCTTATCCCGGCAGCGCGTTTCGCGCGCGCATGGCGGCGGGTCAGCTCGCCCTCGGCAGCAACCTGCGGCTGTCGCGCAGCGCGGAGGCGGGGCCGATCCTGGCGGCCTGCGGCTTTCACTGGGCGATGCTGGATTTCGAGCACAGCCCGGCCTCGCCGCATCTGGCACATGACATCGCGCTGTCCGCC
This genomic interval from Roseomonas haemaphysalidis contains the following:
- a CDS encoding GntR family transcriptional regulator produces the protein MPDALPDHDPDLRAAAPRSESRSDFVRDALERMIMSGELAPGERLNELALAARLGVSRGPLREAMRGLQQEGLVAGDAGQRGMSVRRLDATELAELYDARALLQGFTCALAARRATPAQQRDLEARLTALEDALRGGDTAAYYRLNLEFHEAMLQAAAHQRGAAMYRALLKESHPLRRTMLETPENRDASHLEHRQMVEAIRSGDAEAARRAGEAHVLSGKARWLRTLSG
- a CDS encoding Bug family tripartite tricarboxylate transporter substrate binding protein is translated as MIHRRALLGGGMGLALAAPALAQGSAAYPDRPIKITVGFAPGGSTDTVTRMMAPKLGALLGQPVVVDNRPGGSGNVATSTTVRAAADGYNLLMGTISALAINPSMFTDLGFDPATDLAPIGMAVDIQSVLVVPADRPWRSVAELVAAAKAKPDTLSYSSSGIGGAGHLSGALLDHLAGIRTVHVAYRGGGPAMTDLISGKIDYSFATAPNALPMIEAGRLRALAVPTEQRLPELPDVPTVAETLPGFAVANWYALVGPKGLPAPIVQKLNAALRETLRDPEVKALLVAHGATPTPSTPEELGRFIRSETAKWRPIVQATGAKPE
- a CDS encoding 3-isopropylmalate dehydratase large subunit, translating into MPTLFDKIWDSHVVGVREDGRVLVYVDRNVIHDLHAPHAFGKLRAAGRAARRPELTVAVTDHTVDTRPNRTAASNPQATASLAATRAGAEDFGLHLIGLDSPVQGIVHVVSPELGIALPGSTVACPDSHACTVGGIGALGLATGTTELVHVLATQTLALHKPKQMRITLEGALAPGVTAKDLILFLIGHYGSTLARGHAVEFAGPVARALPVEARLTLCNMITELGGRTGLVAPDETVFAWLEGRPCAPTGPELAAARTAWRDLATDAEAVFDHDLSVDCSALEPQITWGIDPTHVIGISGHVPDPALAAPEDREALGRALAYMQLAPGQPIAGLPVDRVFIGSCTNARLSDLQAAAALLDGRRVAPGVEAAVVPGSSAVKQEAERLGLHRMFLDAGFEWRESGCSMCAGVNGDEGRSGQRIVSTTNRNFAGRQGAGVMTHLASPAMAVAAALSGHIADPRARAPR
- the leuD gene encoding 3-isopropylmalate dehydratase small subunit — protein: MRRFEPVSGTAALLPQDDIDTDQILPASHMRGSNVDYGAGLFANWRRDPDFVLNQPRFAATRMLVAGRNFGCGSTREHAAWALDGFGIRVLFARSFGEVFRENCLRNAILPVTLAEAAHAALSAAVAAADGAPGFRVDLAAQRATGPGGFALGFEVAPVERIALLEGLDDIGLTLRSGEAIATFEAAQRASRPWLQQMARPGWNSRVAGGGDGA
- a CDS encoding MBL fold metallo-hydrolase, translating into MNNHHAQCGGHPADAEAFGRSGTLPRAITPDCLWTGRCLASSVPDMHAHYSLYLLKGSAKTVLVDTGHPIHWEAVKRDVDAFLDGRPLDYIFPTHSELPHSGLLERWMREFPEAVAVGDMRDYALYHPTLEHRFRQVSPGDTLDLGDRHFLFLPPVWRDLPDTLWAFDTKDRILFLSDACAYFHAHVPGQCDHLSSEIAPPDIAMMQDFNDKALHWPKFTDSTPSFPEMDELVARLRPRLLAGAHGCVVDTPAQTLPLFKQGIAMGPVAA
- a CDS encoding isocitrate lyase/PEP mutase family protein yields the protein MTHPGHRLRALLDAPEILVLPGVQDALSARLAAQHGFGAVVAGGNAATGTLLGAADLGQLGLRDFADHYGRIAAATDLPVLVDADTGFGGPHNVARMVRAFEQAGIAGFFMEDQVTPKRCGYLSGKAVVPVREQLGKLAAALDARRDPALVICARTDALGVEGLDAALERAALFREAGADMVFVQGADDSATLRAACAAVPGPHLANVSQASGRPGLSAAECQAAGAAAVMFPMAALLAALQAMDRLFATLRQTGRVQAGGDALLPFARYNALTGLDALVAAEDAYAARAEAVQARRAGGEP